One region of Bacillus pumilus genomic DNA includes:
- a CDS encoding UDP-N-acetylglucosamine 1-carboxyvinyltransferase, producing the protein MEKLNIAGGDPLRGTVHISGAKNSAVALIPATILADSPVTIEGLPHISDIDTLRDLLEEIGGKVTFEKGEMVVNPASMISMPLPNGKVKKLRASYYLMGAMLGRFKQAVIGLPGGCHLGPRPIDQHIKGFEALGAEVTNEQGAIYLRAEKLVGARIYLDVVSVGATINIMLAAVLAEGKTVIENAAKEPEIIDVATLLASMGAKIKGAGTDVIRIEGVESLHGCKHSIIPDRIEAGTFLIAGAAMGDEVVLDNVIPTHLESITAKLREMGFTIETSNDQMLIVGRNEGLKPVDIKTLVYPGFPTDLQQPMTALLTKAKGTSVVTDTIYSARFKHIDELRRMGANMKVEGRSAIITGQTQLQGAKVKASDLRAGACLVVAGLMADGVTEITGLEHIDRGYSLLEKKLEGLGATIWREKLSDQEIEELQNS; encoded by the coding sequence ATGGAAAAGTTAAACATTGCCGGCGGTGACCCCTTACGCGGGACCGTACATATTAGTGGTGCGAAAAATAGTGCAGTGGCACTGATTCCTGCCACGATTCTCGCTGATTCTCCAGTAACGATTGAGGGCCTTCCGCATATTTCAGATATTGACACATTACGAGATCTGTTAGAAGAGATTGGCGGAAAGGTCACGTTTGAAAAAGGTGAAATGGTCGTCAATCCTGCTTCCATGATCAGTATGCCTCTTCCTAATGGGAAAGTGAAGAAACTGCGTGCGTCTTATTATTTAATGGGCGCTATGCTGGGAAGATTCAAGCAGGCTGTCATTGGGCTGCCAGGAGGGTGCCACTTAGGACCTAGGCCGATCGATCAGCATATCAAAGGCTTTGAAGCACTCGGAGCCGAGGTGACAAACGAACAGGGTGCCATTTATTTGCGCGCTGAAAAATTAGTCGGAGCCCGTATTTACCTTGATGTGGTCAGTGTAGGTGCGACCATCAATATCATGCTGGCAGCCGTACTGGCTGAAGGAAAAACGGTCATTGAAAATGCCGCAAAAGAACCCGAAATTATTGATGTAGCGACACTGCTTGCAAGCATGGGAGCCAAAATCAAAGGTGCGGGTACTGATGTGATTCGAATCGAAGGTGTAGAATCTCTTCATGGCTGTAAGCATTCCATCATCCCTGACCGTATAGAAGCAGGCACATTTTTAATTGCTGGTGCTGCGATGGGAGATGAAGTTGTACTTGATAATGTGATCCCAACTCATTTAGAATCAATTACGGCGAAACTTAGAGAGATGGGGTTCACCATTGAAACGAGCAACGATCAAATGCTGATCGTTGGCAGAAACGAAGGACTCAAGCCTGTCGATATCAAAACCCTTGTGTATCCGGGCTTTCCGACGGACCTTCAGCAGCCGATGACGGCGCTGTTAACAAAGGCGAAAGGCACGAGTGTGGTCACAGATACGATCTACTCAGCCCGCTTTAAGCACATTGACGAATTGCGTCGAATGGGTGCAAACATGAAGGTCGAAGGAAGATCTGCCATTATCACTGGACAAACGCAGCTTCAAGGAGCAAAGGTGAAAGCAAGTGACCTGCGTGCAGGTGCTTGTCTCGTTGTTGCAGGGCTAATGGCAGACGGTGTGACCGAAATCACAGGGCTTGAACATATAGACAGAGGATATAGTTTGCTTGAGAAGAAGCTTGAAGGCTTGGGTGCAACCATCTGGCGTGAAAAGCTGAGTGACCAAGAAATAGAAGAACTTCAAAATTCATAA
- a CDS encoding ATP-binding cassette domain-containing protein has protein sequence MGLEFVECTKKFKNNIILDKVNFSIPTGLFHLVGRNGAGKSTLLKMIAGLDKRYSGNIEANKESTLYLNVDPIGIHPFTIRENLEILWNTFKIVPTEEQMGKVNDFFDGNLDGSYSRASTGMKAKVGLSLLFVKDWETILIDETMSSLDSESIEMLSERLVNLSIKKISTIIYVSHSMVNKRLNDHSSIMSIGDGRLLWNNVQE, from the coding sequence GTGGGATTAGAATTTGTAGAATGTACGAAGAAGTTCAAAAACAATATCATACTAGATAAAGTGAATTTTTCAATTCCAACAGGTCTCTTTCATTTAGTGGGGAGAAATGGTGCAGGTAAAAGCACTCTCCTTAAAATGATAGCTGGTTTAGATAAGAGATACTCTGGAAATATTGAGGCAAACAAAGAATCGACTCTTTATTTAAATGTGGATCCTATTGGCATTCACCCATTTACAATTAGAGAAAACCTAGAGATTCTGTGGAATACGTTTAAAATTGTGCCGACTGAAGAACAAATGGGGAAAGTGAATGATTTTTTTGATGGTAACCTAGATGGTTCGTATAGCAGAGCATCTACGGGTATGAAAGCGAAGGTAGGATTATCTTTATTATTCGTAAAAGATTGGGAAACCATTCTAATTGATGAAACCATGTCATCTCTAGATTCAGAGAGTATAGAGATGCTATCTGAGAGGCTAGTGAATCTCTCTATTAAAAAAATTTCAACCATCATATATGTTTCCCATAGCATGGTGAATAAACGCTTAAACGATCATTCAAGCATTATGAGTATAGGGGATGGGAGGTTATTATGGAACAACGTCCAAGAATAA
- a CDS encoding response regulator gives MNEKILIVDDQYGIRILLNEVFHKEGYQTFQAANGLQALDIVKNHRPNLVLLDMKIPGMDGIEILKRMKLIDEDIRVIIMTAYGELDMIQESKELGALTHFAKPFDIDEIRDAVKEYLPLETNG, from the coding sequence ATGAATGAGAAAATTTTAATTGTCGATGATCAATATGGTATTAGAATATTATTGAATGAAGTGTTTCATAAAGAAGGCTATCAAACCTTCCAAGCAGCCAATGGACTTCAGGCGTTAGATATTGTGAAAAATCATAGACCAAATCTTGTGCTGCTTGATATGAAGATTCCCGGAATGGATGGAATTGAAATTTTAAAACGCATGAAATTAATTGATGAAGACATCCGTGTCATCATTATGACAGCCTATGGGGAATTAGACATGATCCAAGAATCCAAAGAACTCGGTGCTTTGACGCATTTTGCGAAACCTTTTGATATTGATGAGATCCGAGATGCTGTCAAAGAATACTTGCCGCTCGAAACAAATGGGTAG
- the glpX gene encoding class II fructose-bisphosphatase → MERSLSMELVRVTEAAALKSARWMGRGLKDEADDAATSAMRDVFDTIPMKGTVVIGEGEMDEAPMLYIGEKLGNGYGPRVDVAVDPLEGTNIVASGGWNALAVIAVADHGNLLNAPDMYMDKIAVGPEAVGCIDIEAPVIDNLRAVAKAKNKDIEDVVATILNRDRHEKIIAELREAGARIKLIDDGDVAGAINTAFDHTGVDILFGSGGAPEGVLSAVALKALGGEIHGRLLPQSEEELRRCEKMGLDVGKVLRMEDLVKGDDAIFAATGVTDGELLKGVQFKGSVGTTHSVVMRAKSGTVRFVDGRHSLKKKPNLVIRP, encoded by the coding sequence ATGGAAAGAAGTTTATCGATGGAACTAGTACGGGTGACAGAAGCAGCCGCATTAAAATCTGCTCGTTGGATGGGAAGAGGATTAAAAGACGAAGCGGATGATGCTGCAACAAGTGCAATGCGTGATGTATTTGATACCATTCCGATGAAAGGAACAGTGGTCATTGGCGAGGGGGAAATGGACGAAGCACCAATGCTTTATATTGGGGAAAAGCTTGGGAACGGATACGGACCTCGCGTGGATGTAGCTGTTGATCCATTAGAAGGAACAAATATTGTGGCAAGTGGCGGCTGGAATGCCTTAGCTGTTATTGCAGTTGCAGATCATGGCAACTTGCTGAATGCACCTGATATGTACATGGATAAGATCGCAGTAGGTCCAGAAGCGGTAGGCTGCATCGACATTGAAGCGCCTGTCATTGACAATCTTCGCGCTGTAGCAAAAGCAAAAAACAAAGATATTGAAGATGTGGTTGCAACGATTTTAAACAGAGATCGACATGAGAAAATCATTGCTGAACTGAGAGAAGCAGGAGCAAGAATCAAACTGATCGATGATGGTGACGTTGCAGGAGCCATTAATACAGCATTTGATCATACAGGTGTTGATATTCTATTTGGTTCAGGCGGAGCGCCCGAAGGTGTCCTTTCTGCTGTTGCGTTAAAGGCACTTGGTGGTGAAATCCACGGAAGGCTTCTTCCTCAAAGTGAAGAAGAACTAAGACGCTGTGAGAAAATGGGGCTAGATGTTGGCAAAGTCCTAAGAATGGAAGACCTCGTGAAAGGCGACGACGCCATTTTTGCAGCGACTGGTGTAACAGACGGTGAGCTATTAAAAGGTGTTCAATTCAAAGGCTCTGTTGGAACAACACATAGCGTTGTTATGCGTGCGAAATCAGGTACAGTTCGTTTCGTAGACGGCAGACATAGCTTAAAGAAAAAACCGAATCTTGTCATTCGTCCGTAA
- a CDS encoding uberolysin/carnocyclin family circular bacteriocin: MTKATDSKFYALLSLSLLAVTLVALVIGNGSLIAANLGVSTATAATVVNFLDTWSSVATVITIVGVFTGVGTISSGVAAAILAILKKEGKAKAAAF, translated from the coding sequence ATGACGAAAGCAACAGATTCTAAGTTTTATGCTTTATTATCGCTGTCACTTCTTGCGGTAACATTAGTAGCTTTAGTGATTGGTAATGGTTCTTTGATTGCAGCAAATCTGGGTGTTAGTACTGCAACTGCGGCAACAGTAGTGAATTTCTTAGATACTTGGTCCTCAGTAGCAACTGTCATTACAATCGTTGGTGTTTTCACTGGCGTAGGCACAATTAGTTCAGGTGTAGCTGCTGCTATCTTGGCTATTCTTAAAAAAGAAGGAAAAGCAAAAGCTGCTGCTTTTTAA
- the pyrG gene encoding glutamine hydrolyzing CTP synthase yields MTKYIFVTGGVVSSLGKGITAASLGRLLKNRGMDVTIQKFDPYINVDPGTMSPYQHGEVFVTDDGAETDLDLGHYERFIDINLNKYSNVTTGKIYSTVLKKERRGDYLGGTVQVIPHITNEIKDRVYRAGKETGADVVITEIGGTVGDIESLPFLEAIRQMKSDIGRENVMYIHCTLVPYIRAAGELKTKPTQHSVKELRSLGIQPNVIVVRTEMPMTQDMKDKIALFCDIDTKAVIECQDADTLYSIPLDLQKQGLDKLVCEHMKLDCQDADMTEWTALVDKVQNLSKQVTIGLVGKYVELQDAYISVVESLRHAGYAFDADVQIKWINAEEVTAENMADFAQDVDGIIVPGGFGDRGVEGKIIATQYARENKVPFFGICLGMQVASIEYARNVLGLEGAHSAEIDPETAFPIIDLLPEQKDVDDLGGTLRLGLYPCKLNEDSKAFAAYNDEVVYERHRHRYEFNNEFRQQMEAAGFVFSGTSPDGRLVEIIELKDHPWFLASQFHPEFVSRPTRPQPLFRDFVGASLQASESK; encoded by the coding sequence ATGACAAAGTATATTTTTGTAACAGGAGGAGTTGTTTCCTCACTTGGAAAAGGGATCACGGCTGCCTCGTTAGGCCGCCTTCTGAAAAATAGAGGGATGGATGTCACCATTCAAAAATTCGATCCATATATCAACGTAGACCCAGGGACGATGAGTCCATATCAGCACGGTGAGGTTTTCGTCACAGATGACGGTGCTGAAACAGACCTTGATTTAGGTCACTATGAGCGCTTCATTGATATTAACTTAAATAAGTACAGCAACGTCACAACAGGTAAAATCTACTCTACTGTTTTGAAGAAAGAGCGCCGCGGCGACTATTTAGGCGGAACTGTACAGGTTATTCCCCATATTACAAATGAAATTAAAGACCGCGTGTACCGTGCCGGAAAAGAAACAGGTGCAGATGTGGTCATCACAGAAATCGGCGGAACAGTAGGAGACATCGAATCCCTTCCTTTCCTTGAAGCGATTCGTCAAATGAAGAGTGACATTGGCCGTGAAAACGTCATGTACATTCATTGTACCCTTGTTCCTTACATCCGAGCAGCAGGTGAACTGAAAACAAAACCAACACAGCATAGTGTCAAAGAACTTCGCAGCCTTGGTATTCAGCCAAACGTTATTGTGGTCAGAACTGAAATGCCAATGACCCAGGACATGAAGGACAAAATTGCGTTATTCTGTGATATTGATACAAAAGCTGTTATCGAATGTCAGGATGCAGACACGCTGTACTCTATTCCGCTTGATTTACAAAAACAAGGACTAGACAAGCTTGTATGTGAACATATGAAACTTGATTGCCAAGATGCAGACATGACGGAGTGGACAGCGCTAGTCGATAAAGTGCAAAACCTCTCAAAACAAGTCACAATTGGTCTAGTAGGAAAATATGTTGAATTGCAAGATGCATACATTTCTGTCGTTGAATCACTTCGCCATGCTGGTTATGCCTTTGATGCAGACGTTCAAATCAAATGGATCAATGCAGAAGAAGTGACAGCAGAAAATATGGCTGATTTCGCGCAAGATGTCGATGGCATCATCGTTCCTGGAGGCTTCGGAGACCGCGGAGTGGAAGGGAAAATTATTGCTACACAATATGCCCGTGAAAACAAAGTGCCATTCTTCGGAATTTGCTTAGGAATGCAAGTTGCGTCAATCGAATATGCACGAAACGTACTTGGCCTTGAAGGAGCTCATTCAGCGGAAATTGATCCTGAAACAGCATTCCCAATTATTGACCTTCTTCCAGAACAGAAGGATGTAGATGATTTAGGCGGAACACTTCGTCTTGGTCTGTATCCATGTAAATTAAATGAAGACTCCAAAGCATTTGCTGCATACAACGATGAAGTGGTCTACGAACGCCACCGCCATCGCTATGAGTTTAATAATGAATTCAGACAGCAAATGGAAGCTGCAGGATTTGTCTTCTCTGGTACAAGCCCAGACGGACGTCTTGTTGAAATTATCGAGCTGAAGGATCACCCTTGGTTCCTTGCTTCTCAATTCCACCCAGAATTCGTCTCAAGACCGACAAGACCTCAGCCATTATTTAGAGATTTCGTTGGTGCTTCACTGCAAGCATCTGAATCAAAATAA
- the fsa gene encoding fructose-6-phosphate aldolase translates to MLFFVDTANIADIKEAHELGILAGVTTNPSLVAKEKDVSFHDRLREITDVVSGSVSAEVISLKAEEMIEEGKELAAIAPNITVKIPMTTDGLKAVKALTDLGIKTNVTLIFSANQALLAARAGATYVSPFLGRLDDIGQNGLDLISEVKTIFDVHGLDTQIIAASIRHPQHVTEAALRGAHIGTMPLKVIKQLTKHPLTDAGIEQFLADWNK, encoded by the coding sequence ATGTTATTTTTCGTAGATACAGCGAATATCGCAGACATCAAAGAGGCGCACGAGCTTGGCATTTTAGCAGGCGTCACAACAAACCCTAGTTTAGTAGCGAAAGAAAAGGACGTATCATTCCACGACCGTCTTCGCGAAATCACTGACGTGGTATCAGGTTCTGTCAGTGCGGAAGTCATTTCCCTCAAAGCAGAAGAAATGATTGAAGAAGGAAAAGAGCTTGCTGCCATCGCACCAAATATCACGGTTAAAATCCCAATGACAACAGATGGTCTTAAAGCTGTCAAAGCGTTAACAGACCTTGGAATCAAAACAAACGTCACTTTGATTTTTAGTGCAAACCAGGCACTTCTTGCAGCTAGAGCTGGTGCGACGTATGTCTCTCCATTCCTCGGCCGCTTAGATGACATTGGCCAAAATGGTCTCGATCTCATCAGCGAAGTGAAAACCATTTTTGATGTTCATGGCTTAGATACACAAATCATTGCTGCATCCATTCGTCATCCGCAGCACGTGACAGAAGCTGCACTTAGAGGTGCTCATATCGGCACAATGCCGCTGAAAGTCATCAAGCAGCTGACGAAACACCCATTAACGGATGCGGGCATTGAGCAATTTTTAGCAGATTGGAATAAATAA
- the rpmE gene encoding 50S ribosomal protein L31, protein MKTGIHPNYKKATVKCACGNEFETGSVKEEVRIEICSECHPFYTGRQKFASADGRVDRFNKKYGLK, encoded by the coding sequence ATGAAAACAGGAATTCATCCTAACTACAAAAAAGCTACAGTCAAATGCGCTTGTGGAAATGAGTTTGAAACTGGATCAGTAAAAGAAGAGGTACGCATCGAGATTTGCTCTGAGTGCCATCCTTTCTATACAGGCCGTCAAAAATTCGCTTCTGCTGATGGACGTGTTGACCGCTTTAACAAAAAATACGGTCTTAAGTAA
- the rho gene encoding transcription termination factor Rho, translating into MKDVSISSLENMKLKELYELAKKYKISYYSKLTKKELIFAILKANAEQEDLLFMEGVLEIIQSEGFGFLRPINYSPSSEDIYISASQIRRFDLRNGDKVSGKVRPPKENERYYGLLHVEAVNGDDPESAKERVHFPALTPLFPDRQMILETQPNHLSTRIMDMMAPVGFGQRGLIVAPPKAGKTILLKEIANSISENHPESELIVLLIDERPEEVTDIERSVAGDVVSSTFDEVPENHIKVAELVLERAMRLVEHKKDVIILMDSITRLARAYNLVIPPSGRTLSGGIDPAAFHRPKRFFGAARNIEEGGSLTILATALVDTGSRMDDVIYEEFKGTGNMELHLDRSLAERRIFPAIDIRRSGTRKEELLVPKEHLDRLWAMRKSMSDTPDFAEKFMRKMRKTKTNQEFFDILTQEWKQANMSASRR; encoded by the coding sequence TTGAAAGATGTTTCGATTTCATCTTTGGAAAATATGAAATTAAAAGAGCTGTATGAGCTAGCAAAAAAGTACAAAATCTCTTATTACAGCAAACTAACAAAAAAAGAATTAATCTTTGCCATTTTAAAGGCGAACGCTGAGCAAGAGGATCTCTTATTTATGGAAGGGGTTCTTGAAATTATTCAGTCTGAGGGATTTGGTTTCTTAAGACCAATTAACTACTCCCCAAGTTCTGAAGACATTTATATTTCAGCTTCACAAATCAGACGCTTTGATTTACGAAACGGAGATAAGGTGTCTGGAAAGGTACGACCTCCAAAAGAGAATGAACGCTACTATGGCCTCCTTCATGTCGAAGCGGTAAATGGGGACGACCCAGAATCAGCTAAGGAACGTGTTCACTTTCCTGCACTCACGCCGCTATTCCCTGATCGTCAAATGATTCTTGAAACACAGCCTAATCACCTGTCTACTAGAATTATGGATATGATGGCGCCAGTTGGGTTTGGGCAGCGTGGTTTAATTGTTGCACCGCCTAAGGCTGGGAAAACCATTTTGCTCAAAGAAATTGCCAACAGCATTTCTGAAAATCATCCAGAGTCAGAGCTGATTGTCCTTTTAATTGACGAACGCCCAGAGGAAGTAACAGATATCGAACGTTCTGTTGCAGGGGATGTTGTTAGTTCAACCTTTGACGAAGTACCGGAAAACCACATTAAAGTAGCAGAGCTTGTATTAGAGCGTGCCATGCGTCTTGTCGAACATAAGAAAGATGTCATCATCTTAATGGACAGCATCACAAGGCTTGCTCGTGCGTACAACCTTGTCATCCCGCCAAGCGGCCGAACGCTTTCCGGCGGTATTGATCCAGCGGCTTTCCACCGTCCAAAACGCTTCTTTGGTGCTGCGCGTAACATTGAAGAAGGCGGAAGCTTGACGATTTTAGCCACTGCGCTCGTTGATACGGGATCACGTATGGATGATGTGATTTATGAGGAATTTAAGGGAACGGGGAACATGGAGCTTCATTTGGACCGCTCTCTTGCAGAAAGAAGAATTTTCCCAGCAATCGACATTCGTCGTTCTGGTACGAGAAAAGAAGAACTGCTTGTACCAAAAGAGCATCTTGATCGTTTATGGGCGATGAGAAAATCGATGTCAGATACACCTGACTTTGCTGAGAAGTTCATGCGCAAAATGAGAAAAACAAAGACAAACCAAGAATTTTTCGATATTTTAACGCAAGAATGGAAACAAGCGAACATGTCTGCATCAAGAAGATAG
- a CDS encoding class II fructose-bisphosphate aldolase, translated as MPLVSMTEMLKDAKEKGYAVGQFNLNNLEFTQAILQAAEEEKSPVILGVSEGAGRYMGGFKTVVAMVKALIEEYNVTVPVAIHLDHGSSFESCAKAIHAGFTSVMIDASHHPFDENVATTAKVVELAHFHGVSVEAELGTVGGQEDDVIAEGVIYADPKECQELVERTGIDCLAPALGSVHGPYKGEPNLGFTEMEEIGKMTGLPLVLHGGTGIPTADIKRSISLGTAKINVNTENQIASAKAVRETLAAKTEEYDPRKYLGPARDAIKATVIGKMREFGSSNQA; from the coding sequence ATGCCTTTAGTTTCAATGACAGAAATGTTGAAAGACGCAAAGGAAAAAGGTTACGCTGTTGGACAGTTTAACTTAAATAATTTAGAATTCACGCAAGCGATTTTACAAGCTGCTGAAGAAGAGAAATCTCCAGTTATCTTAGGAGTATCTGAAGGAGCAGGACGCTACATGGGCGGCTTCAAAACAGTTGTCGCAATGGTTAAAGCGTTAATCGAAGAATATAATGTAACAGTTCCTGTTGCGATTCATTTAGATCACGGTTCAAGCTTTGAATCTTGTGCAAAAGCAATCCATGCAGGATTTACTTCTGTCATGATCGACGCTTCTCACCATCCATTCGATGAGAACGTAGCAACAACTGCGAAAGTAGTTGAGCTTGCACATTTCCACGGTGTATCTGTAGAAGCTGAGCTTGGAACTGTTGGCGGACAAGAAGACGACGTCATCGCTGAGGGCGTTATTTATGCTGATCCAAAAGAGTGCCAAGAGCTTGTAGAACGCACTGGCATTGACTGCCTTGCACCTGCATTAGGTTCAGTACATGGTCCATACAAAGGTGAACCAAACCTTGGTTTCACTGAAATGGAAGAAATTGGTAAAATGACAGGTCTTCCACTTGTTCTTCATGGCGGAACAGGTATCCCAACTGCTGACATCAAGCGCTCAATTTCACTTGGTACAGCTAAAATCAATGTAAACACTGAAAACCAAATTGCTTCTGCGAAAGCAGTACGCGAAACACTTGCTGCAAAAACAGAAGAGTATGATCCACGTAAATATCTTGGACCAGCTCGTGACGCAATTAAAGCGACTGTTATCGGCAAAATGCGTGAATTTGGTTCTTCTAACCAAGCATAA
- the rpoE gene encoding DNA-directed RNA polymerase subunit delta gives MSLKEYSQEQLKHMSLVELAYEIFRDSKTPITFSELIDEMVRLQGIQKSDLDDRLAQFYTDLNIDGRFISLGDQRWGLRSWYPVDQIEEEVQPAVKTKAKKKKTKAAVVEEDFDEIEEEEEIEELEEDLDLVEDDDDLDLDDDEEIEEDIEEFDEDDDEDDDGLTEIDEDDLDDKEEEK, from the coding sequence TTGAGTTTGAAAGAATACTCACAGGAGCAGCTCAAGCACATGTCTTTAGTTGAACTTGCTTATGAAATTTTCAGAGACAGCAAAACACCGATTACGTTTTCCGAGTTAATAGATGAAATGGTCCGTTTACAAGGAATACAAAAATCTGATCTTGATGATCGCCTTGCTCAATTTTATACAGACTTAAATATAGATGGCCGCTTTATTTCGTTAGGTGATCAGAGATGGGGACTTCGCAGCTGGTATCCAGTTGATCAAATCGAAGAAGAAGTTCAGCCAGCTGTGAAAACAAAAGCGAAAAAGAAAAAAACAAAAGCAGCTGTCGTTGAAGAAGACTTCGATGAAATTGAAGAGGAAGAGGAAATCGAAGAGCTTGAAGAAGACCTTGATCTTGTTGAAGACGACGATGATCTCGACCTAGACGATGATGAGGAAATTGAGGAAGATATAGAAGAATTCGACGAAGATGATGACGAAGATGATGACGGCTTAACAGAAATTGACGAAGACGATTTAGACGATAAAGAGGAAGAGAAATAA
- a CDS encoding DUF2529 domain-containing protein codes for MLKIFTTQLSGIFSRIGEKQAEAIEDGARLLAQAIVSGHAVYFHGKNELAAVALEATESKEPFPGAKVLPLDQMERSLLHPSDRVLLFYSDPEEEEIQSLVKELHAQGTPVVGVGPAQKESSMIEELCDVHIDFQLKKPLVPADDGTRFGYPALMTCLYVYHALSFTVKEIVEEYE; via the coding sequence TTGTTAAAAATTTTCACGACCCAGTTATCAGGTATTTTTTCACGTATTGGAGAAAAGCAGGCTGAAGCGATCGAGGATGGTGCACGCCTTCTTGCACAAGCCATTGTCAGTGGACATGCTGTTTATTTTCACGGGAAGAATGAACTGGCTGCTGTAGCCCTAGAGGCAACTGAAAGCAAGGAGCCATTTCCAGGTGCGAAAGTGCTGCCGCTTGATCAAATGGAGCGCAGCTTGCTTCATCCAAGCGATAGAGTGCTGCTATTTTATTCAGACCCAGAAGAAGAGGAGATTCAATCTCTTGTAAAAGAACTGCACGCGCAAGGGACGCCCGTTGTTGGTGTCGGGCCGGCACAAAAGGAGTCGTCCATGATTGAAGAGCTTTGTGATGTCCATATTGATTTTCAGCTCAAGAAACCGCTTGTGCCTGCTGATGACGGAACAAGGTTCGGTTATCCTGCTTTAATGACATGCTTATACGTCTACCACGCTCTATCGTTTACTGTGAAAGAAATCGTTGAGGAATATGAATAA
- a CDS encoding stage II sporulation protein M yields the protein MIHKRLKYFLWYYSIYCILLIGTGIYLGNIVNKDLFEAAPPTSGQEFMSVVLTHNLTNFAMYLLGFLLSPLFQIMDFGGSSFVITMGFRTLGAQEALGKLIPHGLLEFPNMLFYQGISQYVLFTLIYTKSIKAALGVMKKMIPYYLLSLVILIIAAFIEGYDSLLFSIIINHRWFY from the coding sequence ATGATACATAAAAGATTGAAGTATTTTCTGTGGTACTACTCTATCTACTGTATATTGCTGATAGGTACAGGGATTTATCTAGGGAATATAGTCAACAAAGATTTATTTGAAGCCGCACCACCAACTTCGGGCCAGGAATTTATGTCTGTAGTCCTGACACATAACTTAACGAACTTTGCAATGTATTTACTGGGTTTCTTGTTGTCGCCGTTATTTCAAATAATGGATTTTGGAGGTTCGTCCTTCGTCATTACGATGGGTTTTAGAACGCTAGGAGCACAAGAAGCTTTAGGTAAACTAATTCCTCATGGGCTATTAGAATTTCCAAATATGTTGTTTTATCAAGGAATCAGCCAGTATGTGCTTTTCACACTAATTTATACGAAATCAATTAAAGCTGCTTTAGGTGTCATGAAAAAAATGATTCCTTATTATCTACTATCGTTAGTCATCCTAATAATAGCTGCTTTTATTGAAGGGTATGATTCTTTATTATTTTCTATCATTATCAATCATAGATGGTTTTATTGA